One genomic segment of Phyllopteryx taeniolatus isolate TA_2022b chromosome 12, UOR_Ptae_1.2, whole genome shotgun sequence includes these proteins:
- the cmklr2 gene encoding chemerin-like receptor 2, producing MDDSGEDYGNYSYDYYLEYGDIEELKVDHRQKEAMHIISVVIYIISFVLGLIGNGTVIWVTGCKSKRTVNSVWLLNLALADFVFVLFLPFYIDYILQDFHWDFGVTMCKINSFVLVMNMYASVLFLTVLSVDRYVSLVFHNWSQRSRTVARAWLTSACIWVTAVIMSCPALIFRDTVRLHDKVVCFNNFHIQDGQSAAAKHILIVSIRTTVGFLLPFSAICVTGILLTVRVNQSQGSVHVSSFTKTVNAMILAFFLCWAPFHIFSLMELSLHSSLYLHNVLKMGFPLATSLGFFHSCINPVLYVLLGKKVRHILKRGCLDITKSSLRELSQSVSATEMESVPGAPPDQDTAPEEPVASSTL from the coding sequence ATGGACGACTCCGGAGAGGACTATGGAAACTACAGCTACGACTACTACCTGGAGTATGGTGACATCGAAGAACTTAAAGTAGACCACAGGCAGAAAGAAGCGATGCACATTATTTCTGTCGTCATCTACATCATTTCCTTTGTACTGGGTCTGATTGGAAACGGGACTGTGATTTGGGTAACCGGATGCAAGAGCAAACGGACTGTCAACAGCGTCTGGCTGCTCAATCTGGCCTTGGCCGACTTTGTCTTTGTGCTCTTCCTCCCCTTCTACATTGACTACATCCTGCAAGACTTTCACTGGGATTTTGGTGTCACCATGTGTAAGATTAATTCTTTTGTGTTGGTCATGAACATGTACGCGAGCGTTTTGTTTCTTACAGTGCTCAGCGTGGACAGATATGTCTCATTGGTCTTTCACAACTGGTCTCAGAGGTCCCGAACGGTCGCTAGAGCCTGGCTCACGAGCGCTTGTATATGGGTCACGGCCGTCATCATGAGCTGCCCGGCGCTCATCTTTCGAGACACGGTGCGCTTACACGACAAAGTGGTGTGCTTCAACAACTTCCACATACAGGATGGACAGTCAGCAGCTGCAAAACACATTCTAATAGTCTCCATTCGTACAACAGTGGGCTTCCTCTTGCCGTTCTCTGCTATATGCGTGACGGGCATTCTTCTGACAGTGAGGGTGAACCAATCGCAAGGCTCCGTTCACGTGTCTAGCTTCACCAAAACAGTCAACGCCATGATTCTGGCCTTCTTTTTATGCTGGGCCCCTTTCCACATCTTTAGCCTGATGGAGCTATCCTTACATTCCTCGCTCTATCTACATAACGTGCTGAAAATGGGATTTCCTCTGGCCACCAGCTTAGGCTTTTTCCATAGCTGCATTAACCCAGTGCTCTATGTGCTTCTGGGTAAAAAGGTCCGTCACATCCTGAAGCGTGGATGCCTGGACATAACTAAAAGCTCACTAAGAGAACTCAGCCAGTCCGTGTCGGCCACTGAGATGGAATCTGTGCCAGGAGCCCCTCCCGACCAGGACACTGCACCAGAAGAGCCTGTGGCCTCATCAACTCTGTGA